The following coding sequences are from one Saprospiraceae bacterium window:
- the ung gene encoding uracil-DNA glycosylase, translating to MVVRIESSWKELLGPEFEKEYFRELIRFLRDAKTKGKVIYPPGKWIFRAFDSVPVESVRVVILGQDPYHGPGEAMGYCFSVPRGIKIPPSLNNIYAELNQEFGYPKPDHGDLSEWAKQGVLLLNASLTVEHKEANSHKSIGWHAFTDAVIQKLSEQPNHIIFMLWGNFARSKKELINSSKHLILESAHPSPLAGGKFMGNRHFILANEYLRKNNLPEINWQIF from the coding sequence ATGGTAGTCCGTATTGAAAGCAGTTGGAAAGAACTACTCGGTCCTGAATTTGAAAAAGAGTATTTTAGGGAACTAATCCGATTCCTCCGAGATGCAAAGACAAAGGGCAAAGTAATCTATCCTCCCGGAAAATGGATATTTAGGGCATTTGACTCAGTGCCGGTGGAAAGTGTAAGAGTGGTCATTCTTGGTCAAGATCCATATCATGGTCCAGGTGAGGCCATGGGTTACTGCTTTTCAGTCCCCAGAGGTATCAAAATCCCTCCTTCATTGAATAATATATATGCAGAGCTGAATCAAGAATTTGGATATCCCAAACCTGATCATGGCGATTTGAGCGAGTGGGCAAAACAAGGCGTACTTCTACTCAATGCCTCGCTGACAGTCGAACACAAAGAAGCCAACTCCCACAAATCGATTGGATGGCATGCCTTTACTGATGCGGTAATCCAGAAACTCAGCGAACAACCAAATCATATTATTTTTATGCTTTGGGGTAACTTCGCCCGTTCCAAAAAGGAACTCATAAATTCTAGCAAACACCTCATTCTGGAAAGCGCCCATCCCTCTCCTTTGGCCGGCGGCAAATTTATGGGCAATCGGCATTTTATCCTTGCCAATGAGTACTTGAGAAAAAACAATTTGCCAGAAATAAATTGGCAAATTTTCTAA
- the selD gene encoding selenide, water dikinase SelD has product MEKIRLTQYSHGAGCGCKISPAVLDEILQSSIKRESFKNLLVGYEFKDDAAVFDNGDGTAIISTTDFFMPIVDDAFDFGRVASVNAISDVYAMGGKPLMAIGILAWPIEKLPVHVAAQVLEGARSVCHLAGIPLAGGHSIDAPEPIFGLAVTGKIDIENIKMNRGAKPGDLLYLTKKLGVGILTTAEKKSLLKPQHQTLALDSMLKLNSIGEKFGKCSGVHAMTDVTGFGLAGHLLEMCTASGVTAVVYDQAIPLLDDAVKDYVSQKAVPGGTNRNWKSYGYRIRFENISEDYNIIADPQTSGGLLVAVSKDSQDEFEKICKDFQNEYFLIGELENHLSNEDVFLIIRN; this is encoded by the coding sequence ATGGAAAAAATTAGATTGACTCAATATAGCCATGGAGCTGGCTGTGGTTGTAAAATTTCACCTGCAGTTTTGGATGAGATTTTACAAAGCTCAATCAAGAGAGAAAGTTTCAAGAATTTATTAGTTGGATATGAGTTTAAAGATGACGCAGCAGTGTTTGATAATGGAGATGGTACAGCCATCATCAGTACCACGGATTTTTTTATGCCTATAGTGGATGATGCATTTGATTTTGGCAGAGTGGCGTCCGTCAATGCCATCAGTGATGTTTACGCAATGGGGGGAAAGCCTTTGATGGCAATTGGAATCTTAGCATGGCCTATAGAAAAGCTACCTGTACATGTCGCGGCTCAAGTACTTGAAGGCGCAAGATCAGTGTGTCATTTGGCGGGAATTCCACTAGCCGGAGGTCATAGCATCGATGCTCCTGAGCCCATTTTTGGATTGGCTGTTACCGGTAAAATTGATATAGAAAATATCAAAATGAATCGCGGCGCCAAGCCGGGTGATTTGCTCTATCTAACCAAGAAACTAGGAGTGGGGATTCTCACAACGGCCGAGAAAAAGTCATTGTTAAAACCCCAACATCAGACACTGGCATTGGATTCTATGTTGAAGTTAAACAGCATAGGAGAAAAATTTGGAAAATGCTCAGGAGTGCATGCGATGACCGATGTTACAGGATTCGGATTGGCCGGTCATCTTTTAGAAATGTGTACGGCATCAGGTGTTACTGCAGTGGTTTACGACCAGGCAATACCATTGCTTGACGATGCTGTGAAAGATTACGTGAGTCAAAAAGCAGTTCCTGGAGGAACCAATCGCAACTGGAAAAGCTACGGGTACCGTATCAGATTTGAAAACATAAGTGAAGACTATAATATTATAGCAGATCCTCAGACGAGTGGAGGACTATTGGTCGCTGTCAGTAAGGACTCCCAGGACGAATTTGAAAAAATTTGCAAAGATTTTCAAAACGAATATTTTCTGATTGGGGAACTGGAAAATCACTTATCGAATGAGGATGTATTCTTAATCATACGAAATTGA
- the mnmH gene encoding tRNA 2-selenouridine(34) synthase MnmH — MKIITPDELYNISNDRSIIIDVRSPSEFTAGHFPGAINLPLFGDQERIQVGILYKKSGKQAAVELGLKFAGAKLAQYFERAQAVSKGRHAIIYCFRGGMRSQSMAWLLDFCGMDISIVKGGYKGIRRWARSEYETRNYKLILIGGKTGSGKTKLLQILQKKGNQILDLENLANHKGSAFGWIGEQKQVSAEQFENLVFKSIFALTTEKEIFIENESRLIGSVAIPVELWQSMLTSPLVVMDVEFNTRLQHLVEVYCNSHESNDENLILSFKKIGRRIGSEKMNLAINSINQKRYKDAAEIALDYYDKCYAYDISKVATRSIHQYTIKDLEFEKWIDDFIDFCNQIKDGKN, encoded by the coding sequence GTGAAAATCATTACACCGGATGAATTATATAACATTTCGAATGATAGGTCTATTATCATTGACGTAAGATCACCTTCTGAATTTACTGCAGGACATTTTCCCGGAGCAATTAATCTTCCCTTGTTTGGCGATCAGGAGCGCATACAAGTAGGTATACTATATAAAAAATCAGGTAAGCAAGCTGCGGTAGAGCTTGGATTAAAATTTGCTGGGGCCAAATTAGCTCAGTATTTTGAGAGAGCACAGGCTGTGTCGAAGGGGAGACATGCCATTATTTATTGTTTTCGTGGTGGGATGCGATCACAGAGCATGGCATGGTTACTTGACTTTTGTGGTATGGATATTTCAATAGTAAAAGGTGGTTACAAAGGCATTCGAAGGTGGGCACGGTCTGAGTATGAAACTCGTAATTATAAATTAATTTTGATCGGTGGAAAAACCGGGTCGGGGAAAACAAAACTTTTACAAATATTACAGAAGAAAGGTAATCAGATTTTGGATCTGGAAAATCTCGCCAACCACAAAGGTTCTGCATTTGGATGGATAGGAGAACAAAAACAGGTCAGTGCAGAGCAATTTGAAAATCTTGTTTTCAAGAGTATTTTTGCATTAACCACCGAAAAGGAAATTTTTATTGAGAATGAAAGTCGATTGATTGGATCGGTAGCTATACCAGTAGAATTATGGCAAAGCATGTTGACATCTCCTTTGGTAGTAATGGATGTTGAGTTCAATACAAGACTACAACACCTGGTAGAGGTTTATTGTAATTCTCATGAGAGTAATGACGAAAATTTAATTTTGTCGTTTAAGAAAATTGGTCGTAGAATTGGATCTGAAAAAATGAACTTAGCTATTAATTCTATAAACCAAAAGAGATATAAAGATGCCGCGGAGATTGCTCTAGATTATTATGACAAATGTTATGCTTATGATATCTCCAAAGTAGCCACAAGAAGTATTCATCAATATACAATAAAAGACTTAGAGTTTGAAAAATGGATTGATGATTTTATCGATTTTTGTAATCAAATAAAGGATGGAAAAAATTAG
- a CDS encoding exonuclease domain-containing protein, translated as MIFIIFDLEATCWKDTFVPHRQEVIEVGAYSVNSFGEFLDTFQKFVKPVKSPVLSSYCRSLTGIDQRDIDKSARFDVVMDQMQDWVFHFESEFVFCSWGKKDMSLLSADANDLKLDLSWITHYIDLKEQYNEMKGNNKPLGLARSLEMEKIDFEGNAHRALPDAFNLSKLFIKYLDHWRY; from the coding sequence ATGATTTTTATTATTTTTGACCTGGAAGCTACATGTTGGAAGGATACATTTGTGCCACACCGACAAGAAGTAATTGAAGTAGGGGCCTATTCCGTTAATAGTTTCGGAGAATTTTTGGATACATTCCAAAAGTTTGTAAAACCGGTAAAATCACCCGTACTTTCAAGTTATTGCAGGAGTTTAACTGGTATAGATCAGAGAGATATTGACAAATCCGCTCGCTTTGACGTAGTCATGGATCAGATGCAGGATTGGGTCTTTCATTTTGAATCTGAATTTGTTTTTTGTAGTTGGGGAAAGAAAGACATGAGTTTGCTGTCGGCCGACGCGAATGATCTCAAACTTGATTTGAGTTGGATAACGCATTACATTGATCTCAAAGAGCAGTATAATGAGATGAAGGGGAATAACAAGCCACTTGGTCTGGCGCGATCGTTGGAAATGGAAAAAATTGATTTTGAAGGTAACGCACACAGAGCTTTACCTGATGCTTTTAATTTGTCTAAACTCTTTATTAAATATCTAGATCATTGGAGATATTAA
- a CDS encoding 1-acyl-sn-glycerol-3-phosphate acyltransferase, whose translation MKIEITMPELNSTEKTVYEHIYPDLHDWPIYKFGQQRKEFIHQINQEILRDLSTLKDSELDQILAKAIYAERQRVKTNPWKADPPNQAIFFRKLLKEYHENQISDENKKSKNLETAFRLVKRYSEEIAGNFNINTFQFVRKVSNAVFYVLLSKPKLLSLFSQKKMKAANLSRLKVLGNLENIRALFPEHTIVLLPTHSSNLDSILVGYTIDLATGMPAFSYGAGLNLFDSEFFAFFMNRLGAYRVDRRKKNSIYLKTLGVFSKNSIKRGVNTIFFPGGTRSRSGEVEMKLKLGLLNSLIQAQRELLEENDKRKVVIVPVVINYESVLEARDLMIQHLKTTGQEKFTMRDKSPSIFEYVKFAKRLLTRESSVYLTFGDPIDVFGNQLDKDANSFNVHNQHIDLKDYFVHEGKIAIDTQRESIYTKELSECIVKQFRNYNLILPCHIVAFAAFRLLAKMNPHQDMYNLVQIPEEEVVFGEKQFRQYIIWIWTFLKKMKVSDKLKYINQIPDDMDELISEGLETLGCFHNLKPLTRNKQGQLCSEDFITLLYYSNKLNNLFADEEINWQEIHLDLDPQTKLT comes from the coding sequence TTGAAAATTGAAATTACGATGCCTGAGTTAAATTCAACAGAAAAAACTGTATATGAACATATATATCCGGATTTGCATGATTGGCCAATCTATAAATTTGGCCAGCAGCGAAAGGAGTTTATTCATCAGATCAATCAGGAAATTCTTCGGGATCTTTCAACACTAAAAGATTCTGAACTCGATCAGATACTTGCTAAGGCAATTTATGCAGAACGGCAGAGAGTGAAAACAAATCCCTGGAAAGCTGATCCTCCCAACCAAGCAATATTTTTTAGAAAATTACTTAAAGAGTATCATGAAAATCAGATTTCAGACGAAAACAAAAAATCAAAAAATCTGGAAACTGCATTTCGTTTGGTCAAGCGGTATTCCGAAGAAATAGCAGGTAACTTTAATATAAATACTTTCCAGTTTGTTCGGAAAGTTTCAAATGCAGTATTTTATGTTTTATTGAGTAAGCCAAAACTCTTAAGTCTTTTTTCTCAAAAGAAGATGAAAGCTGCGAATTTAAGCAGATTGAAAGTATTGGGAAATTTAGAAAATATACGTGCTCTTTTTCCTGAACATACCATAGTATTATTGCCAACTCATTCAAGCAATCTGGATTCCATATTGGTTGGTTATACCATTGACCTCGCTACAGGAATGCCGGCATTTTCTTATGGTGCCGGACTCAATCTTTTTGATTCGGAGTTTTTTGCATTTTTTATGAATAGACTCGGTGCTTACCGTGTCGATAGACGAAAAAAGAATTCAATTTACCTCAAGACTTTGGGAGTGTTTTCAAAAAATTCCATCAAGAGAGGTGTGAATACAATTTTCTTTCCCGGAGGTACCAGATCAAGATCAGGAGAAGTGGAGATGAAGTTGAAACTAGGATTGTTGAATTCTCTCATTCAGGCTCAACGAGAGCTGTTGGAAGAAAATGACAAACGAAAAGTTGTCATCGTACCTGTAGTGATCAACTACGAAAGTGTTTTGGAAGCGAGAGACTTGATGATTCAGCATCTCAAAACTACCGGACAGGAGAAATTTACAATGAGAGATAAATCACCCTCTATTTTCGAATATGTAAAATTTGCAAAAAGATTATTGACAAGGGAAAGTAGTGTGTATTTGACATTTGGTGATCCCATTGATGTATTTGGAAATCAGTTAGACAAAGATGCAAATAGCTTTAATGTTCACAATCAACACATAGACCTGAAAGATTATTTTGTACACGAAGGTAAAATCGCAATTGATACACAACGCGAATCTATTTATACCAAAGAATTGAGTGAATGTATCGTCAAGCAATTTAGGAATTACAATCTAATTTTACCATGCCATATTGTTGCCTTTGCAGCTTTCAGATTATTGGCGAAAATGAATCCACATCAGGATATGTACAATCTGGTGCAGATACCTGAAGAAGAAGTTGTATTTGGGGAAAAACAATTCCGTCAGTACATCATTTGGATTTGGACATTTCTCAAGAAAATGAAAGTATCAGACAAGCTTAAGTACATAAACCAAATTCCTGATGACATGGATGAGCTTATCAGTGAAGGTTTAGAGACTTTAGGTTGTTTTCATAATTTAAAACCTTTAACCAGAAATAAACAAGGACAGCTTTGTAGTGAAGATTTTATTACCTTGTTGTATTATTCCAACAAATTGAATAATCTATTTGCTGACGAAGAGATCAATTGGCAGGAAATTCATCTTGATCTTGACCCGCAAACCAAGTTGACATGA
- a CDS encoding YihA family ribosome biogenesis GTP-binding protein translates to MQNFLDGDTIYSFINDLCASMSNIQFQLTEYMSSFGEYRQIPENELPEFCFWGRSNVGKSSLINFLCQRKELARTSSVPGKTQTFNLYGQTGKFHFMDLPGYGFAKVSKSVREKWDKEIPKYLMGRKNLRVVFLLVDISIPPQNADMLKIDFIGSQRIPLVIIFTKSDKIKAGQKKFHIEELKKIISQSWEKLPVMVETSTQMRTGREQVLDIVESIIQVEN, encoded by the coding sequence ATGCAGAATTTCCTTGACGGGGATACCATTTATAGTTTTATTAACGACCTTTGCGCTTCCATGAGCAATATACAGTTTCAGCTGACCGAGTACATGAGCTCATTTGGTGAGTATCGTCAAATTCCAGAAAATGAGCTACCTGAGTTTTGTTTTTGGGGAAGGTCTAATGTTGGCAAAAGCTCCTTGATCAATTTTCTTTGCCAAAGGAAAGAATTGGCTAGAACATCATCTGTGCCTGGCAAAACACAAACTTTCAACCTATATGGACAAACAGGAAAATTTCATTTTATGGATTTACCCGGTTATGGTTTTGCCAAAGTCAGTAAAAGTGTGAGAGAAAAATGGGACAAGGAAATACCAAAATACTTAATGGGCAGAAAAAATCTACGTGTTGTGTTTTTGTTAGTAGATATATCCATACCTCCTCAAAATGCCGACATGCTCAAAATCGATTTTATTGGATCTCAACGTATTCCTTTGGTCATCATATTTACAAAATCAGATAAAATCAAAGCCGGGCAAAAGAAATTTCATATTGAGGAGTTAAAAAAAATTATTAGTCAAAGTTGGGAAAAATTACCTGTTATGGTAGAGACCAGTACTCAAATGAGAACAGGAAGGGAACAAGTTTTAGATATTGTCGAATCGATCATTCAAGTTGAAAATTGA
- a CDS encoding outer membrane beta-barrel protein, which translates to MKKITHILILSFCCVAPLFSQLDFGIIGGLSTMNVKQKEQILSGSTSADSIRFIFADANYGFHFGGLMRYRKGNYVIQPELIFNSNKVSYKLLKNKVVSQIDSIQKERFFNLDIPVMLGIKISVLRLMAGPVGHIHISSNSELTDVNGFDEKFKTMTFGYQLGLGFDVGSLMLDLRHEGNFTEFADHISYFGDQVKYGSRPTRLIFSLSYKF; encoded by the coding sequence ATGAAAAAAATAACTCATATATTAATATTAAGTTTTTGTTGCGTTGCACCTCTCTTTTCCCAACTTGATTTTGGCATAATCGGCGGGCTCAGCACTATGAATGTAAAGCAAAAAGAGCAAATATTAAGTGGCTCCACCTCGGCTGACTCCATTCGATTTATATTTGCAGATGCCAACTATGGGTTTCACTTCGGTGGTTTAATGAGATATAGGAAAGGAAATTATGTTATCCAACCAGAGTTGATCTTCAATTCCAATAAAGTAAGTTATAAGTTACTGAAAAACAAGGTTGTATCTCAAATAGACAGCATCCAGAAGGAGAGATTTTTCAACTTAGACATCCCAGTTATGTTGGGTATAAAAATAAGTGTCCTGAGATTGATGGCAGGACCCGTAGGGCATATTCATATTTCGAGCAATTCAGAGTTAACAGACGTCAATGGCTTTGACGAAAAGTTTAAAACCATGACATTTGGTTATCAGCTGGGCCTTGGTTTTGATGTCGGTTCTCTCATGCTTGATCTACGCCACGAAGGCAACTTTACTGAGTTTGCTGATCACATCAGTTATTTTGGTGACCAGGTAAAATATGGTTCTCGACCGACTCGCCTGATATTCTCGCTTTCCTATAAATTCTAG
- a CDS encoding ABC transporter permease, with translation MKYLIDQLVFAVLTMLAAIVLISAIIYQAPVDLSRMYFGQRTDEAAVNQMRKQMHLDEPVSKRIAYYLIGLSPIRWEGVSSGESKGQGKGIKIYSGETKVLYLSLPDLGTSYSTGRSVWEMLRTAVPPTLILGLISMIIASIFGIGLGLLGAAYQGKWQDQAILSFCTLGISVPSYVSAIFFSLLFGFVWSGYTGLDVQGSLFSLDDFGEVRFTPQHVILPALALGTRPVAMIAQMTRVAYLEVIRQDYIRTARSKGIATAQLIRKHILKNAMNPIFTTISSWFASVLTGAFFVEYVFNYKGLGDLTITALNAFDIPVILGASLFTISVFIMINTITDIVYHYIDPRVRI, from the coding sequence ATGAAGTACTTGATTGATCAATTGGTCTTTGCTGTTTTGACTATGCTAGCGGCAATTGTATTGATTTCTGCTATCATTTATCAAGCCCCGGTCGACCTGTCAAGAATGTATTTTGGACAGAGGACTGATGAGGCTGCGGTGAATCAAATGAGGAAACAGATGCATTTGGATGAGCCCGTATCCAAAAGGATAGCCTATTACTTAATAGGGCTGAGTCCGATTCGATGGGAGGGGGTGAGTTCTGGTGAAAGCAAGGGGCAGGGTAAAGGAATTAAGATCTATAGCGGAGAAACCAAAGTACTGTATCTTTCATTACCGGATTTGGGTACTTCTTATTCAACGGGAAGATCTGTATGGGAAATGCTCAGGACAGCAGTGCCTCCGACTCTGATTCTGGGTTTGATTTCAATGATAATTGCCAGTATTTTTGGTATTGGCCTTGGATTGCTGGGAGCAGCTTATCAAGGAAAATGGCAGGATCAAGCTATCCTTAGCTTTTGTACACTTGGAATCAGTGTCCCAAGCTATGTTTCCGCTATTTTTTTTAGTCTCCTGTTCGGTTTTGTTTGGTCTGGGTATACGGGTTTGGATGTTCAAGGGTCATTGTTTTCTTTGGATGATTTTGGAGAAGTGAGATTCACACCACAGCATGTCATATTACCTGCATTAGCTCTAGGTACCAGACCGGTGGCTATGATCGCTCAAATGACCAGAGTCGCTTATTTAGAAGTAATCCGGCAAGATTATATCAGGACTGCACGCTCAAAGGGAATCGCAACTGCCCAATTGATCAGAAAACATATACTGAAAAACGCTATGAACCCCATTTTTACTACAATTAGTTCATGGTTTGCGTCTGTATTGACAGGTGCTTTCTTTGTAGAATATGTTTTTAACTACAAGGGCCTTGGAGACCTGACCATCACTGCTTTAAACGCCTTTGACATACCTGTGATTTTGGGAGCTTCATTATTTACTATTTCAGTGTTTATAATGATCAATACAATTACCGATATAGTCTATCACTACATCGATCCTAGAGTAAGGATATAA
- the bshC gene encoding bacillithiol biosynthesis cysteine-adding enzyme BshC gives MDNQELHFKSFPAEKISYFKKNDLEYWLQSIDFDPLIEQKPNFQHIENQINVKQKTYSIRHHISSIFNQQYSNTKVSDAVKENIEKLSDERTFSICCAHQPLLLTGPAYFIYKICSTISVSKQLNNKFPNYHFVPVFYCGAEDHDLLEINEVNFFSQKLSWRQEVNKVSGRQNLDGLDEIIDQLESIFKFELNSQLFVQKLRNFSSLKENQYADFYREMINDMFGHYGLLFFNPDDTFCKHLFSPIMCNEVEARFTQNNVLRTEKIMSQMGIVPQAGHREINLFYIDEQDDRTRIIETNGRFHTTEGQDFGTLEHLKERISKEAQNFSPNVLLRPLYQEFILPNVAFVGGGAEISYWMQLRLSFQSQNISFPILLRRLSAQYLDKNLNEQISALGLNFEDFLDGESKSKEKYLSTHSKFPSNIHSFKDQLQQSIDALSQSDEIKSGPQQQTFEIELKKLQNQLHQFENELLKSVQEKHDIQLKKIEKIHKQIFPQDNLQERVQGGLIFYFKFGDTLLEKLIQVYQPEVAEYWLYSEATGLE, from the coding sequence TTGGACAATCAAGAACTACATTTTAAATCCTTTCCGGCAGAAAAGATTTCATATTTTAAAAAGAATGACCTTGAGTATTGGTTACAATCCATTGATTTCGACCCTTTGATTGAACAAAAACCGAATTTTCAACATATAGAAAACCAAATCAACGTCAAACAGAAAACATATTCTATCAGACATCACATCAGTAGCATTTTCAATCAACAATACAGCAATACAAAGGTCTCAGATGCCGTCAAGGAAAATATAGAAAAATTATCTGACGAACGAACGTTTTCTATTTGCTGTGCACACCAACCTTTGCTGTTGACAGGGCCGGCTTATTTTATTTACAAAATTTGTTCTACAATATCAGTTAGTAAACAATTGAATAATAAATTTCCTAATTATCATTTTGTTCCCGTTTTTTATTGTGGCGCTGAAGATCATGACTTACTGGAAATCAATGAGGTAAATTTCTTTTCACAAAAACTAAGTTGGAGGCAAGAAGTAAACAAAGTAAGTGGAAGACAAAACCTAGACGGTCTTGATGAAATAATAGATCAATTAGAATCTATTTTCAAATTTGAGCTCAATAGTCAGTTATTCGTCCAAAAATTAAGAAACTTCAGTTCGCTCAAAGAAAATCAATATGCAGACTTTTACAGGGAAATGATCAATGATATGTTTGGTCATTATGGACTTTTATTTTTTAATCCGGACGACACTTTCTGTAAGCATTTATTTTCTCCGATCATGTGCAATGAAGTGGAGGCAAGATTCACTCAAAATAATGTTCTGCGCACTGAAAAAATAATGAGCCAAATGGGCATTGTACCTCAAGCAGGTCACAGAGAAATTAATCTATTTTATATTGATGAGCAAGATGACCGAACTAGAATTATTGAAACAAATGGTAGATTTCACACTACTGAAGGACAAGATTTTGGAACCCTCGAACATTTAAAAGAAAGAATTTCAAAAGAAGCACAAAATTTCAGCCCGAATGTATTATTACGACCATTGTATCAAGAGTTCATTTTACCCAATGTAGCTTTTGTTGGTGGTGGTGCAGAGATCAGCTATTGGATGCAACTCAGACTTTCATTTCAATCTCAAAACATCAGTTTTCCAATCTTATTAAGACGATTATCCGCACAATATTTAGACAAAAACCTGAATGAACAAATTTCTGCTTTGGGGTTGAATTTTGAGGATTTCCTTGATGGCGAATCAAAAAGCAAAGAAAAATACCTCTCTACACATTCAAAATTTCCTTCAAATATTCATTCTTTTAAAGATCAATTACAACAATCCATTGACGCATTATCTCAATCTGATGAAATAAAATCAGGGCCGCAGCAACAAACTTTTGAAATAGAATTGAAAAAACTTCAAAATCAACTTCATCAGTTTGAAAACGAACTTCTAAAATCCGTCCAGGAAAAACACGACATACAACTAAAAAAAATCGAGAAAATTCATAAACAAATCTTTCCGCAAGATAATTTACAAGAAAGAGTCCAAGGCGGATTGATTTTTTATTTCAAATTTGGTGATACCCTACTTGAAAAATTAATACAAGTCTATCAACCGGAAGTTGCTGAATACTGGCTTTATTCTGAAGCAACAGGACTAGAATGA